A genomic region of Pelodiscus sinensis isolate JC-2024 chromosome 1, ASM4963464v1, whole genome shotgun sequence contains the following coding sequences:
- the TRIM13 gene encoding E3 ubiquitin-protein ligase TRIM13 isoform X2 — translation MELLEEDLTCPICCGLFDDPRVLPCSHNFCKKCLEGILEGNVRSVVWRPPPLFKCPTCRKETPVTGINNLQVNYSLKGIVEKYNKIKVTPKMPMCKVHSGQPLNIFCRTDMQLICGICATRGDHTKHVFCSIEDAYSQEKRAFETLFQGFETWRCGDALSRLDTLETSKRKALQMLTKDSDKVKEFFDKLQHTLEQKRNEILSDFETMKLAVMQAYDPEINKLNTILQEQRMAFNIAEAFKDVSEPIIFLQQMQEFREKIKVIKETPLPCSSVVINPTIKSFDTSQWDGVKLIDVDKLSLPQENSTLNFKIPSVFSHRFIVTSLICLFLLGVTRMTFVESVFDNLQCWKTQLFTIGSSYLADTVVIADHAVFYWEQMTDGAFLLSEKCKNYTLVVLDNVAQFVCKYKLL, via the coding sequence ATGGAGCTCTTAGAGGAAGACCTCACCTGTCCCATTTGTTGTGGCTTGTTTGATGATCCTCGGGTTTTACCTTGTTCTCACAACTTTTGCAAGAAGTGTTTGGAGGGAATCCTAGAGGGAAATGTCCGGAGTGTGGTTTGGAGACCACCTCCCCTTTTCAAGTGTCCTACCTGCCGGAAGGAGACGCCTGTTACAGGAATCAACAATTTACAAGTCAACTACTCCCTGAAAGGTATAGTGGAGAAGTATAACAAAATAAAAGTAACTCCCAAAATGCCTATGTGTAAGGTACACAGTGGGCAGCCCCTCAACATTTTCTGCCGCACAGATATGCAGTTGATATGTGGTATCTGTGCTACTCGAGGTGACCACACAAAGCATGTATTTTGCTCCATTGAAGATGCCTATTCCCAAGAGAAGCGTGCTTTTGAGACTCTGTTTCAGGGCTTTGAAACATGGCGTTGTGGGGATGCACTCTCCCGGCTGGACACCTTGGAAACAAGCAAGAGGAAAGCACTCCAGATGCTGACAAAGGATTCTGACAAAGTGAAAGAGTTCTTTGATAAACTGCAGCACACACTGGAGCAGAAAAGAAATGAGATTCTGTCTGACTTTGAGACCATGAAGCTTGCTGTGATGCAGGCATATGACCCAGAAATCAATAAATTAAACACCATTCTACAAGAGCAACGAATGGCTTTTAACATTGCAGAAGCTTTTAAGGATGTAtctgagcccattatatttctgCAACAGATGCAGGAGTTCAGGGAAAAAATCAAAGTGATTAAGGAAACCCCTTTGCCTTGTTCCAGTGTAGTCATCAACCCTACAATAAAAAGCTTTGATACCAGCCAATGGGATGGTGTAAAACTAATAGATGTGGACAAGCTTTCTTTGCCTCAGGAAAACAGTACACTTAATTTCAAGATTCCCTCAGTCTTTTCACACAGATTTATAGTGACTTCTCTGATTTGCTTATTTCTCCTTGGAGTTACCAGAATGACCTTTGTAGAATCTGTCTTTGACAATCTTCAGTGCTGGAAAACTCAACTCTTTACAATTGGGTCATCCTACCTGGCAGATACTGTGGTTATAGCTGATCATGCAGTGTTCTATTGGGAGCAAATGACAGATGGAGCTTTTCTTCTAAGTGAAAAGTGCAAAAATTATACACTAGTAGTATTGGATAATGTTGCACAATTTGTGTGCAAGTATAAACTATTATAA
- the TRIM13 gene encoding E3 ubiquitin-protein ligase TRIM13 isoform X1 yields MLVKRKQKLLRRTQEMANSQRKTNVALKYNKEKKIAIARINLDVMELLEEDLTCPICCGLFDDPRVLPCSHNFCKKCLEGILEGNVRSVVWRPPPLFKCPTCRKETPVTGINNLQVNYSLKGIVEKYNKIKVTPKMPMCKVHSGQPLNIFCRTDMQLICGICATRGDHTKHVFCSIEDAYSQEKRAFETLFQGFETWRCGDALSRLDTLETSKRKALQMLTKDSDKVKEFFDKLQHTLEQKRNEILSDFETMKLAVMQAYDPEINKLNTILQEQRMAFNIAEAFKDVSEPIIFLQQMQEFREKIKVIKETPLPCSSVVINPTIKSFDTSQWDGVKLIDVDKLSLPQENSTLNFKIPSVFSHRFIVTSLICLFLLGVTRMTFVESVFDNLQCWKTQLFTIGSSYLADTVVIADHAVFYWEQMTDGAFLLSEKCKNYTLVVLDNVAQFVCKYKLL; encoded by the coding sequence GATGTGATGGAGCTCTTAGAGGAAGACCTCACCTGTCCCATTTGTTGTGGCTTGTTTGATGATCCTCGGGTTTTACCTTGTTCTCACAACTTTTGCAAGAAGTGTTTGGAGGGAATCCTAGAGGGAAATGTCCGGAGTGTGGTTTGGAGACCACCTCCCCTTTTCAAGTGTCCTACCTGCCGGAAGGAGACGCCTGTTACAGGAATCAACAATTTACAAGTCAACTACTCCCTGAAAGGTATAGTGGAGAAGTATAACAAAATAAAAGTAACTCCCAAAATGCCTATGTGTAAGGTACACAGTGGGCAGCCCCTCAACATTTTCTGCCGCACAGATATGCAGTTGATATGTGGTATCTGTGCTACTCGAGGTGACCACACAAAGCATGTATTTTGCTCCATTGAAGATGCCTATTCCCAAGAGAAGCGTGCTTTTGAGACTCTGTTTCAGGGCTTTGAAACATGGCGTTGTGGGGATGCACTCTCCCGGCTGGACACCTTGGAAACAAGCAAGAGGAAAGCACTCCAGATGCTGACAAAGGATTCTGACAAAGTGAAAGAGTTCTTTGATAAACTGCAGCACACACTGGAGCAGAAAAGAAATGAGATTCTGTCTGACTTTGAGACCATGAAGCTTGCTGTGATGCAGGCATATGACCCAGAAATCAATAAATTAAACACCATTCTACAAGAGCAACGAATGGCTTTTAACATTGCAGAAGCTTTTAAGGATGTAtctgagcccattatatttctgCAACAGATGCAGGAGTTCAGGGAAAAAATCAAAGTGATTAAGGAAACCCCTTTGCCTTGTTCCAGTGTAGTCATCAACCCTACAATAAAAAGCTTTGATACCAGCCAATGGGATGGTGTAAAACTAATAGATGTGGACAAGCTTTCTTTGCCTCAGGAAAACAGTACACTTAATTTCAAGATTCCCTCAGTCTTTTCACACAGATTTATAGTGACTTCTCTGATTTGCTTATTTCTCCTTGGAGTTACCAGAATGACCTTTGTAGAATCTGTCTTTGACAATCTTCAGTGCTGGAAAACTCAACTCTTTACAATTGGGTCATCCTACCTGGCAGATACTGTGGTTATAGCTGATCATGCAGTGTTCTATTGGGAGCAAATGACAGATGGAGCTTTTCTTCTAAGTGAAAAGTGCAAAAATTATACACTAGTAGTATTGGATAATGTTGCACAATTTGTGTGCAAGTATAAACTATTATAA